In the Bacteroidales bacterium genome, one interval contains:
- a CDS encoding PorT family protein — MKTKFFLISLVLFASISANAQFKKYSFGLKAAPQVSWMKPNTDSYEGNGAKMAFSWGFVSEIGFSENHCLATGFNVVFNGGNLKFPSILGENNGTMSRSYYVKSIELPLTLKMRTNSIGNMKYYGQIGFGTSFRFGAKKTDEFTYNNSTITEEKENYDNISFLRESLIIGLGGEYTLDAGTTFSVGLALNNGFTDMLSGKNPINSEKEKATLNFVELSVAVLF; from the coding sequence ATGAAAACAAAATTCTTCCTGATATCATTGGTTTTATTTGCTTCAATTTCCGCAAATGCTCAATTTAAAAAATACTCATTCGGTTTAAAAGCGGCTCCCCAGGTGTCGTGGATGAAACCAAATACCGATTCATACGAAGGAAATGGAGCAAAAATGGCTTTCTCATGGGGATTCGTAAGTGAAATCGGATTTTCTGAAAATCATTGCCTGGCCACTGGTTTTAATGTTGTTTTTAATGGTGGCAATCTGAAATTTCCTTCAATACTCGGTGAAAATAACGGAACCATGAGCCGTTCCTATTATGTTAAAAGTATTGAACTTCCTCTTACACTGAAAATGAGGACAAATTCGATCGGAAATATGAAATATTATGGTCAGATAGGATTCGGTACCTCATTTAGGTTCGGTGCAAAGAAAACAGATGAGTTTACCTATAATAACTCAACAATCACTGAAGAAAAAGAGAACTATGATAATATTTCTTTCCTGCGTGAATCACTAATTATTGGTTTAGGAGGAGAATATACACTTGATGCCGGAACTACCTTCAGCGTTGGGCTTGCTCTTAATAACGGCTTTACGGATATGCTCTCCGGTAAAAACCCCATCAATTCTGAAAAAGAAAAGGCTACTTTAAATTTTGTTGAATTGAGTGTAGCAGTTCTCTTCTAA
- a CDS encoding ABC transporter ATP-binding protein, translating to MIRLVDITRTYKVGLELVRALRAVSLSIYRNEFVALMGPSGSGKSTLMNILGCLDTPSSGQYLLNDKDVSKLNDNELAEIRNKEIGFVFQTFNLLPRSTALENVMLPQIYAGISKVQRLERANEVIASVGLTDRAKHKPNELSGGQRQRVAIARALVNRPSIILADEPTGNLDSVTSIEIMGVLEEIHKLGNTIILVTHEEDIAKHAHRIIRLMDGKVSDDYQNPDIITVSARTGVTA from the coding sequence ATCATCCGTCTTGTAGATATTACCCGGACATATAAGGTTGGGTTAGAATTGGTCAGGGCATTACGTGCAGTTTCATTGTCAATATACAGGAATGAATTTGTGGCTTTGATGGGGCCTAGCGGATCCGGTAAATCGACCCTGATGAATATTCTGGGGTGTCTTGATACGCCTTCCAGCGGGCAGTATTTGCTGAACGACAAAGATGTAAGCAAATTAAATGACAATGAACTGGCTGAAATCCGGAATAAGGAGATTGGTTTTGTATTCCAGACATTTAATTTATTGCCAAGGAGTACCGCTTTAGAGAATGTGATGTTACCTCAGATTTATGCTGGGATTTCGAAGGTCCAAAGGTTGGAACGAGCCAATGAGGTCATAGCCAGTGTTGGTTTAACTGACCGGGCAAAGCATAAACCCAATGAGTTATCAGGGGGACAACGGCAACGGGTTGCTATCGCCAGGGCACTAGTGAACAGGCCATCCATCATACTTGCAGATGAGCCAACCGGTAACCTTGATTCAGTTACATCAATAGAAATTATGGGTGTTTTGGAGGAAATTCACAAGCTGGGAAATACGATTATCCTTGTTACTCATGAAGAGGATATTGCCAAACATGCCCATAGGATTATTCGATTGATGGATGGTAAGGTTTCTGATGATTATCAGAATCCGGATATAATTACTGTTAGTGCGAGGACAGGAGTCACAGCCTGA
- a CDS encoding Nif3-like dinuclear metal center hexameric protein, with protein sequence MLLSEILEYLEQTATFSLQEDYDNSGLIVGDSSADITKALIALDITEDVMDEAIAGKFNLIISHHPMVFSGMKKFTGKSATERLITRALKKDIAIIALHTNLDNYSKGVNYLLCEKLGIRNPIILRPMADRLFKLVTFCPHSHASAVRESLFNAGAGNIGNYDYCSFNLSGQGTFRALEGASPFVGKPHEIHFEKEERIEVVFTSNLEKKLISTLLKTHPYEEVAYDIYALKNTDPTSGAGMIGQLETPLPAKEFLENIKTILNIGCIRHTSFPDHPIQKIAVCGGSGSFLIKDAIAAHADAFLTGDIKYHDFFLPENRMLLADIGHYESEQYTKQLIFTLLKKKFPTFALRISETVTNPVNYL encoded by the coding sequence ATGCTATTATCAGAAATCCTTGAATATCTCGAACAAACCGCCACTTTCTCCTTGCAGGAAGATTATGACAACTCAGGATTGATCGTAGGTGACTCGTCTGCTGATATCACTAAAGCTCTTATCGCACTGGATATTACTGAAGATGTGATGGATGAAGCCATAGCCGGCAAGTTCAACCTTATCATTTCACATCACCCTATGGTCTTTTCCGGAATGAAGAAATTTACCGGGAAATCAGCTACCGAAAGACTCATCACCAGGGCACTTAAAAAGGATATTGCAATCATTGCCCTTCATACCAATCTCGATAACTATTCAAAGGGTGTAAACTACCTGTTGTGTGAAAAACTGGGCATCCGGAATCCAATAATCCTGCGGCCAATGGCAGATCGCCTGTTCAAACTGGTCACCTTCTGCCCTCACTCTCATGCCTCCGCCGTCAGGGAAAGCCTTTTCAATGCCGGCGCAGGAAATATTGGAAATTATGATTACTGCAGTTTCAACCTTTCAGGACAAGGTACTTTCCGTGCTTTGGAAGGCGCATCACCCTTTGTAGGAAAACCTCACGAAATCCACTTTGAAAAAGAGGAGAGAATTGAAGTCGTTTTTACCTCCAACCTGGAAAAAAAACTGATATCTACCTTGCTTAAAACTCATCCATATGAAGAAGTAGCTTATGATATCTATGCACTAAAGAATACAGACCCTACCTCCGGAGCAGGGATGATTGGTCAACTTGAAACCCCACTCCCGGCAAAGGAATTCCTTGAAAATATTAAAACAATACTCAATATCGGATGTATCCGGCATACTTCTTTTCCTGATCATCCTATTCAGAAAATAGCAGTTTGCGGCGGATCCGGCAGTTTTCTCATTAAAGATGCCATCGCCGCTCATGCCGATGCATTCCTGACAGGCGACATTAAATATCATGACTTCTTTTTACCTGAAAATAGGATGTTATTAGCCGATATCGGACATTATGAAAGTGAACAATATACAAAACAACTGATATTTACTCTGTTAAAGAAAAAATTTCCTACCTTTGCACTCCGAATTTCGGAAACAGTAACAAATCCTGTTAATTACCTGTAA
- a CDS encoding UbiA family prenyltransferase — protein sequence MLKNITAKVSSYLSMVKFAHTIFAMPFALLGFFLATTQDGSTLSWRLLFLVLACMFFARNAAMSFNRWADKEFDKLNPRTSNREIPAEIIKPAYALAFSIVNSLLFIASTWFINKLCFTLSPIALVIVLGYSLTKRFTSLSHFVLGLGLALAPIGAYLAVTGQFSITPLLLSIAVLCWVTGFDIIYALQDDDFDKINQLRSLPVAIGRKKALTLSLILHIATSTILLIAGFQNHFHLIYWIGLGVFSLLLFYQHTLVKANDLSKVNLAFFTLNGIASLIFAIFAIADILYFR from the coding sequence ATGCTCAAGAATATCACTGCGAAAGTTTCCAGCTACTTATCCATGGTTAAATTCGCCCATACTATATTCGCCATGCCCTTTGCATTGCTGGGCTTCTTCCTGGCAACAACCCAGGATGGAAGTACCCTGAGTTGGCGACTTTTGTTTCTTGTACTCGCATGTATGTTTTTTGCCAGAAACGCTGCAATGAGTTTTAACAGGTGGGCCGATAAGGAATTTGATAAACTTAACCCCAGAACCTCTAATCGGGAGATCCCGGCAGAAATTATAAAACCGGCCTATGCACTCGCCTTTTCTATTGTTAATTCTCTCCTTTTTATCGCGTCAACCTGGTTTATCAACAAACTATGTTTTACCCTTTCTCCAATTGCCCTTGTGATAGTGTTAGGTTATAGCCTTACAAAACGATTTACTTCTCTTTCACACTTTGTTCTCGGACTAGGGTTAGCATTGGCTCCGATCGGAGCTTATCTTGCTGTAACAGGACAATTCAGTATTACTCCTTTACTTCTTTCAATCGCGGTATTATGCTGGGTCACCGGATTTGATATTATTTATGCACTGCAGGATGATGATTTCGACAAAATCAACCAACTCCGATCCCTTCCTGTTGCAATAGGCAGAAAAAAAGCCCTGACTTTATCATTAATTCTGCATATCGCTACTTCAACCATATTATTAATCGCCGGCTTCCAAAATCATTTCCATCTGATTTACTGGATAGGCCTGGGTGTATTTTCTCTGCTTCTTTTCTATCAACATACACTCGTAAAAGCCAATGATCTAAGTAAGGTGAACCTGGCTTTCTTTACACTAAATGGGATCGCCAGTCTCATTTTTGCCATCTTTGCAATAGCTGATATCCTTTACTTCAGATGA
- a CDS encoding DUF2795 domain-containing protein: protein MYWTLELASRLEDAPWPATKEELLDFCVRSGAPMEVVENLQELEDEGEIYESIEDLWPDYPSKEDFFFHEDEY from the coding sequence ATGTACTGGACATTAGAATTAGCATCACGACTTGAGGATGCTCCCTGGCCTGCAACAAAAGAAGAATTACTTGACTTTTGTGTGCGATCTGGTGCACCTATGGAAGTTGTAGAAAATCTTCAGGAACTTGAAGATGAAGGTGAGATATATGAAAGCATTGAAGATCTTTGGCCGGATTACCCGTCAAAAGAAGATTTCTTTTTTCATGAAGATGAATATTAG
- the secA gene encoding preprotein translocase subunit SecA — MLNLLFKKFAGGTKSDRDIKSIMPVIEKSKKDYERISQLDNDGLRLMTLEFKRKLAESVISEEEQIAAIRARIDAEYEMDIDEKETLYKQVDALEKEAYDKTQATLLQILPEAFAVIKETGRRFKENETVVVTASEFDRDLAAKKGNVNIVEDKAYWDNRWMAGGNMITWDMVHYDVQLIGGMVLHQGKIAEMATGEGKTLVATLSVYLNALPGKGVHVVTVNDYLAKRDSEWMGVLFEFHGLTVDCIDKHEPNSEERRRAYLADITYGTNNEFGFDYLRDNMARNPEELVQRTHNYAIVDEVDSVLIDDARTPLIISGPTPRGENQEFEQLRPEITKLYNEQRNLVTKLLAEAKNILIPGADGQIPSDREKKGGELLFRAHRGLPKHKPIIKFLSEPGMRTLMQKTENFYMQEQSKNMHIIDDDLYFVIDEKNNSIELTDKGIDLITKSYQDSKFYILPDVGAELVELDKKNLPEKEKLESKAEILRDYSVKSERIHTVNQLLKAYALFEKDVEYVVIENKVKIVDEQTGRIMEGRRYSDGLHQAIEAKENVKVEAATQTYATITLQNYFRMYKKLAGMTGTAETEAGELWDIYKLDVVVIPTNRPIVRSDRDDLVYKTKREKFNAVITEIKDLVSKGRPVLVGTTSVETSELLSRMLTRDRIAHNVLNAKLHQKEAQIVAEAGLPGTVTIATNMAGRGTDIKLGPGVKEAGGLAILGTERHDSRRVDRQLRGRAGRQGDPGSSQFFVSLEDDLMRMFGSERIAGIMDRLGLKEGEVIQHSMITKSIERAQRKVEENNFGIRKRLLEYDDVMNSQREVIYGKRRHALYGERLALDISNMIYDMGETILTDSLEQNDYENFKLELITNLSAECPITEKEFGNNNAEVLADKLFDAIYKDYRDKSARIAERTYPIIKEVYENNPRYQYIAIPITDGIKTMQVAPSLKKAYEDKSKEVLLSIEKGITLAVIDDAWKEHLREMDDLRQSVQSATYEQKDPLLIYKFESFSLFKTLVQKVNKEIVSFLMRADIPIQESEQVHEAHKPQRSEQRLKEERTDILSQRTSENSVTGPVRVEKKVGRNDPCPCGSGKKYKSCHGMDEV, encoded by the coding sequence ATGCTTAATCTACTATTTAAAAAATTTGCTGGTGGCACGAAGTCAGACAGAGACATCAAGTCCATAATGCCAGTGATTGAGAAGTCGAAAAAGGATTATGAGAGAATATCCCAGCTAGATAATGATGGATTGCGGTTAATGACCCTTGAATTCAAGCGCAAACTTGCCGAATCCGTAATAAGTGAAGAGGAACAGATTGCTGCAATCAGGGCCAGGATTGACGCTGAGTATGAGATGGACATTGATGAGAAGGAGACTTTGTACAAACAGGTGGATGCGCTTGAAAAAGAGGCATATGATAAAACCCAGGCTACTCTTTTACAGATATTGCCAGAGGCATTTGCAGTCATAAAGGAGACTGGCCGAAGGTTTAAAGAAAATGAAACCGTAGTTGTTACTGCTTCTGAATTTGATCGTGACCTGGCTGCTAAGAAGGGCAACGTTAATATTGTTGAGGACAAAGCTTATTGGGATAATCGTTGGATGGCTGGAGGAAACATGATCACCTGGGATATGGTGCATTATGATGTTCAGCTCATAGGAGGGATGGTACTTCACCAGGGCAAGATTGCTGAGATGGCAACCGGTGAAGGGAAAACTCTTGTTGCAACACTTTCAGTTTATTTGAATGCTTTGCCCGGCAAGGGCGTTCATGTTGTTACTGTTAATGATTACCTCGCAAAACGTGACTCGGAATGGATGGGTGTTTTGTTTGAGTTTCATGGACTGACAGTAGATTGTATTGACAAGCATGAGCCCAATTCAGAAGAGAGGCGCAGAGCTTATCTTGCAGATATTACCTACGGGACCAATAATGAGTTTGGCTTTGACTACCTGAGAGATAATATGGCAAGGAATCCGGAGGAATTGGTACAACGCACACATAATTATGCTATTGTGGATGAGGTTGACTCCGTATTGATTGATGATGCCAGGACGCCTCTCATCATTTCCGGTCCAACACCAAGAGGAGAGAACCAGGAGTTTGAACAACTCAGGCCAGAGATAACGAAATTGTATAATGAGCAGCGAAATCTTGTAACAAAGTTATTGGCTGAAGCCAAGAATATTCTAATTCCGGGAGCTGATGGGCAAATACCATCCGACCGTGAAAAGAAAGGTGGGGAATTATTGTTCAGGGCTCACAGAGGTTTACCAAAGCATAAACCAATTATTAAGTTTCTGTCAGAGCCTGGAATGCGAACACTCATGCAGAAAACTGAAAATTTCTACATGCAGGAGCAATCAAAGAATATGCATATCATTGATGATGATCTGTATTTTGTAATTGATGAAAAGAATAATTCCATTGAACTGACCGATAAAGGTATCGACTTGATAACTAAATCGTACCAGGATTCTAAGTTTTACATCTTACCGGATGTGGGAGCAGAACTGGTGGAATTAGATAAGAAGAATTTACCGGAAAAGGAAAAGCTGGAATCTAAGGCAGAGATATTGCGTGATTATTCAGTCAAATCAGAACGTATTCATACTGTCAACCAGTTATTAAAGGCTTATGCTCTATTTGAGAAGGATGTGGAGTATGTGGTTATTGAAAATAAGGTAAAAATTGTAGATGAGCAGACCGGCCGTATTATGGAAGGCCGGCGCTATAGTGATGGACTTCACCAGGCTATTGAAGCAAAGGAAAATGTAAAGGTAGAAGCTGCTACTCAGACTTATGCTACAATTACATTACAGAATTATTTCCGTATGTATAAGAAGCTGGCTGGTATGACTGGTACAGCTGAAACGGAAGCCGGGGAATTATGGGATATATATAAATTAGATGTTGTTGTAATTCCTACAAACCGTCCGATTGTTCGTTCTGACCGGGATGACCTGGTTTATAAGACAAAAAGGGAGAAATTCAATGCTGTAATCACTGAGATCAAGGATCTGGTTTCCAAAGGACGTCCGGTTCTTGTAGGTACTACTTCTGTAGAAACATCGGAACTACTGAGCAGGATGCTCACCCGCGATCGTATTGCGCATAATGTTTTGAATGCCAAATTACACCAGAAAGAAGCGCAGATTGTTGCTGAAGCAGGTTTACCCGGTACTGTTACCATTGCCACCAACATGGCAGGCCGTGGTACAGATATAAAGTTAGGTCCCGGAGTGAAAGAAGCCGGTGGTTTAGCAATTCTGGGTACAGAGAGACATGATTCACGACGCGTGGACCGTCAGTTAAGGGGTCGTGCAGGACGTCAAGGTGACCCGGGTTCTTCACAGTTCTTCGTTTCCCTTGAAGATGACCTGATGCGTATGTTTGGTTCAGAGCGTATTGCCGGAATTATGGACAGGCTGGGTTTAAAGGAAGGGGAAGTGATTCAGCACAGTATGATCACTAAAAGTATAGAACGCGCTCAAAGGAAAGTAGAAGAAAACAACTTCGGGATTCGTAAGCGACTTTTGGAGTATGATGATGTAATGAATTCGCAGCGTGAGGTCATTTATGGAAAACGCAGGCATGCTCTATATGGTGAGCGCCTGGCACTGGATATTTCCAATATGATATATGATATGGGTGAGACTATTCTTACTGATAGTCTTGAACAAAATGATTATGAGAACTTTAAGCTGGAGTTGATTACTAATTTGTCAGCAGAGTGTCCGATCACTGAAAAAGAATTTGGAAACAATAATGCGGAAGTACTGGCAGATAAGCTTTTTGATGCCATTTACAAGGATTACAGGGATAAATCGGCAAGGATTGCTGAACGCACCTATCCGATTATCAAGGAAGTGTATGAGAATAATCCGAGGTACCAATATATTGCCATTCCGATTACTGATGGGATAAAAACCATGCAGGTTGCACCTAGTTTAAAGAAGGCGTACGAAGATAAGAGCAAGGAAGTGCTGCTTTCGATAGAGAAGGGGATTACGCTTGCTGTAATTGATGATGCATGGAAAGAGCATCTGCGCGAGATGGATGATCTGAGACAAAGCGTACAATCAGCGACCTATGAGCAGAAGGATCCTCTCCTTATCTACAAGTTTGAATCATTTTCCTTGTTCAAAACACTTGTCCAAAAAGTGAATAAGGAAATTGTATCCTTCCTGATGAGGGCTGACATTCCTATTCAGGAGTCGGAGCAAGTGCATGAAGCGCATAAACCACAAAGGAGTGAACAGAGGTTAAAAGAAGAAAGGACTGATATCCTGAGTCAGCGGACCAGCGAAAACAGTGTCACCGGTCCTGTCAGGGTTGAAAAAAAGGTGGGTCGGAATGATCCCTGTCCATGTGGAAGCGGGAAGAAGTATAAGTCATGTCATGGGATGGATGAGGTTTAG
- a CDS encoding PorT family protein: MKNVLILLIVFLFVNESEAQIPGFSLGPKVGYNSNRFTTDFDSITSDPNGAFNVGAFVRIGKKIYFQPEVNYVIKGGELKIGGLGSQQIRLESISIPMLLGVRPINAGVFNLRFMAGPTFSFVSSKSLKPKEVLANWPIQTVDDLKESFWSFQMGGGIDLFLLTIDLRYELGVDNIYSGEDDFKLRNNLFNISIGIKLL, translated from the coding sequence ATGAAAAACGTACTCATCCTCTTAATTGTTTTCCTGTTTGTGAATGAATCCGAAGCTCAGATTCCCGGATTCAGCCTGGGGCCAAAAGTTGGGTACAATTCGAACAGGTTTACAACAGATTTTGACTCAATTACCTCTGATCCTAATGGAGCTTTTAATGTAGGGGCATTTGTCAGGATTGGAAAAAAAATATATTTTCAGCCAGAGGTAAACTATGTGATAAAAGGCGGAGAATTAAAGATTGGAGGGCTTGGCAGTCAGCAGATCAGGCTTGAATCTATTTCTATTCCGATGTTATTAGGAGTGCGGCCGATTAATGCAGGTGTTTTTAACCTCCGATTTATGGCTGGACCTACATTTTCTTTTGTTTCATCAAAATCACTTAAGCCTAAAGAAGTGCTGGCGAATTGGCCGATTCAAACTGTTGATGATTTAAAAGAATCATTTTGGTCGTTCCAGATGGGTGGAGGTATCGACTTATTTTTATTGACTATTGATTTGCGCTATGAATTGGGGGTAGATAATATTTATTCCGGAGAGGACGATTTCAAACTCAGGAATAATCTTTTCAATATCAGTATTGGGATTAAGTTGCTCTAA
- a CDS encoding class I SAM-dependent methyltransferase, with the protein MSKTLAHSIGSYISYRLRSTSKHGVHSPFVFDLITKVLENKEKEEVFEKIHGIYKEQCRSSRVLETTDFGVSSDGRAYSTKFLKVSEITKSSSVNSNTGELLYRLVEYFKPSRILELGTSLGMSTLYIASAAPTAKYITMEGCAAKVEVAKSYFSRMAVLNLEVSTGRFDTQLPAVLEKLGQLDFVFMDGHHRFKPTLAYFKKVLQYSNENTVIVLDDIHWSKGMELAWREIQKMPEVTVTIDIYRLGLVFLKKSLSKQNFIIKY; encoded by the coding sequence ATGTCAAAGACATTGGCGCATTCTATCGGGAGTTATATTTCCTATCGGTTGCGAAGCACAAGCAAGCACGGAGTGCATTCACCTTTTGTTTTCGATTTGATTACCAAAGTGTTGGAAAATAAGGAGAAAGAGGAGGTTTTTGAAAAGATACATGGAATTTATAAAGAACAATGCCGGAGTTCAAGGGTGCTTGAAACGACAGATTTTGGAGTATCAAGCGACGGAAGGGCATATTCTACAAAGTTTCTAAAAGTTTCCGAAATTACTAAGAGTTCATCAGTCAACAGTAATACAGGAGAATTGTTATACCGGCTTGTTGAATATTTTAAGCCTTCCAGGATTTTGGAGTTAGGTACATCTTTAGGGATGAGTACTTTGTATATTGCAAGTGCTGCTCCAACAGCAAAGTATATTACCATGGAAGGATGCGCTGCAAAAGTAGAAGTCGCCAAATCTTATTTTTCGAGGATGGCGGTCTTAAACCTGGAGGTTTCTACAGGAAGGTTTGATACTCAATTACCTGCTGTGTTAGAAAAGTTAGGGCAACTTGACTTTGTTTTTATGGATGGGCATCATCGTTTTAAGCCAACCCTGGCCTATTTCAAGAAGGTTCTTCAATATTCAAATGAGAATACTGTAATAGTACTTGATGATATTCATTGGTCGAAAGGAATGGAATTAGCCTGGAGGGAGATTCAAAAGATGCCGGAGGTGACTGTCACCATCGATATATATCGCCTTGGATTGGTTTTTCTCAAAAAAAGCCTTAGCAAGCAGAACTTTATTATCAAATATTAG
- a CDS encoding cob(I)yrinic acid a,c-diamide adenosyltransferase → MSNDRKIYTKTGDKGETSLLGGTRVPKYHERIEAYGTLDELNAFVGFLRDQVEDTSVKILLLEIQDRLFTAESLIATEENVPINKMLPQLYEEDILKLEAAIDEMNSVLPGLTSFLLPGGHPQVSLCHICRTVCRRAERLVIKLASETQVDWMVIRYLNRLSDYFFVLSRWVGQYNNVADLIWKPRI, encoded by the coding sequence ATGTCAAACGATAGAAAAATATACACTAAGACCGGAGATAAGGGTGAAACATCATTATTAGGGGGGACCCGGGTTCCAAAGTATCATGAAAGAATTGAGGCTTATGGAACATTAGATGAGCTGAATGCTTTTGTAGGTTTTTTGAGGGATCAGGTTGAAGATACTTCAGTGAAGATACTTCTTCTTGAGATACAGGATCGGCTTTTTACAGCAGAGTCACTGATAGCGACGGAGGAAAATGTTCCTATCAATAAGATGTTGCCTCAGTTGTATGAGGAGGATATACTTAAACTGGAAGCAGCAATTGACGAAATGAATAGTGTTCTGCCTGGTTTGACTTCTTTTCTTTTACCAGGAGGGCACCCGCAAGTTTCATTATGTCATATCTGCAGGACTGTTTGTCGAAGGGCAGAAAGATTAGTAATCAAGCTTGCAAGTGAGACGCAGGTAGATTGGATGGTAATACGTTATTTGAACCGTTTATCTGATTATTTTTTTGTACTTTCAAGATGGGTTGGTCAATATAATAATGTGGCGGATTTGATTTGGAAGCCCCGGATTTAA
- the lpxK gene encoding tetraacyldisaccharide 4'-kinase has translation MEILRFLLYPFALVYGFFIFMRNKLFDWGLLRSTPFPLPIISVGNLVAGGSGKSPLVEYIVRSLKEEYKVAVLSRGYKRKTRGFRIVSSQDAVENVGDEPLQFASKFPEITVAVDESRRNGIRKLMAEIPGLEAVILDDAFQHRYVKPSISILVTDYHRIFTKDFLLPVGRLREHRKNGKRANIIVVSKTPKIFSPLVRRQLLDDLKPAPHQNVCFSYIAYDEWVPLYPEVPAIEGEGRKVNTILMLTGIVLTSPMEEYLRPFCSDLSMLSFPDHHHFSEKDIQSIKETFNSLPTRRKLIITTEKDAMRLRNEEAKSMLKDIPIYYLPIRSNFHPKDKEQFDSALQSLMNQKKLP, from the coding sequence ATGGAAATTCTGCGGTTTCTCTTATATCCATTTGCTTTGGTATATGGATTCTTTATTTTCATGCGGAACAAGTTGTTTGATTGGGGATTGCTAAGGTCAACTCCTTTTCCGCTGCCTATTATTTCTGTCGGTAACCTGGTGGCAGGAGGTTCAGGAAAATCACCACTTGTCGAGTACATTGTCCGTTCATTAAAAGAGGAGTATAAGGTCGCTGTTTTAAGCAGGGGATACAAACGCAAAACCAGGGGATTTCGGATTGTTTCATCGCAGGATGCAGTCGAGAATGTTGGTGATGAGCCTTTACAATTTGCCTCAAAGTTCCCGGAGATCACAGTTGCAGTTGATGAGAGTCGCAGGAACGGAATCCGTAAGCTGATGGCAGAGATTCCAGGATTAGAGGCAGTTATACTTGATGATGCCTTTCAGCACCGTTATGTTAAGCCAAGTATATCCATTCTTGTTACCGATTATCACAGAATATTTACTAAGGATTTTTTACTTCCTGTTGGAAGGTTAAGAGAGCACAGGAAGAATGGGAAAAGGGCGAATATCATTGTTGTGAGTAAAACCCCAAAGATTTTCTCTCCTTTGGTCCGCAGGCAATTGTTAGATGATTTGAAACCTGCTCCCCATCAAAATGTGTGTTTCTCTTATATTGCCTATGATGAGTGGGTGCCCTTATACCCGGAGGTGCCAGCCATTGAAGGAGAGGGGCGGAAGGTGAATACGATACTGATGTTAACAGGGATTGTCCTGACCTCGCCAATGGAAGAGTATTTGAGGCCATTTTGCAGTGACCTTTCAATGCTGTCATTCCCTGATCATCATCATTTTAGTGAAAAGGATATCCAGTCGATAAAGGAGACTTTTAATTCCCTGCCCACACGGCGAAAGTTAATTATTACAACAGAAAAGGATGCCATGAGGTTGAGGAATGAGGAAGCTAAGTCAATGTTGAAAGACATTCCTATTTATTATTTACCGATTCGTTCAAATTTTCATCCGAAGGATAAGGAGCAATTTGATTCTGCCTTACAATCACTGATGAATCAGAAAAAACTTCCTTAG